One Sphingomonas brevis genomic window, GCTGTCGCCCACGATGTCGGCCACCGCGTTCACGGTGACGTTGACCGTCGCGGTCTCGGTCACCCCGCCACTGGTCACCGTGTAGGTGTAGCTGTCCAGGCCGTTATAGTCGGCATTGGGCGTATAGGTGACCGTCCCGTCGCCGTTGTTCACGACGCTGCCGTGCGCGCCCTGCGTCACGCCGGTGACCGAAGGCGATCCCTCGAACGTGTCGTTGGCCAGCACATTGGTGGTGACCGCATTGTCTTCGTTGGTGCTGTC contains:
- a CDS encoding Ig-like domain-containing protein — its product is DSTNEDNAVTTNVLANDTFEGSPSVTGVTQGAHGSVVNNGDGTVTYTPNADYNGLDSYTYTVTSGGVTETATVNVTVNAVADIVGDS